One window from the genome of Toxotes jaculatrix isolate fToxJac2 chromosome 17, fToxJac2.pri, whole genome shotgun sequence encodes:
- the rsrp1 gene encoding arginine/serine-rich protein 1 isoform X2, translated as MAKGEDSHSAMALARQNDGINVIFDQNSPASSRSRSRSSCGSSRSSGSSGSRGRRSHRGRYRSSSSSSSSSSSSSSSSRPSSRPRSRSHPRCHRRSSRCRCDNHHRYGRHRRSPPRRYRAHSRSYSRSPSPDRYSRRRRYRSRSRSSSRWNRYRRDVSQFRCRFSRSPARSYRNRSRSRSTGRSLSLSADDKRELLKAAKDNAMKILGVETLELPESVKPVLSEQSLESKQASPEPETRVRQDPEKTLLQSSEAEPDDMSSPKMSPKRRIISFSINNSVAKPTVAAPSGAKMLKSYMGRNEEFVPGGIIFFPFHCVFCCL; from the exons atggcCAAGGGAGAAGACTCGCACTCTGCAATGGCCCTCGCCCGTCAGAATGATGGCATCAATGTAATCTTTGACCAGAACAGCCCTGCTTCATCTCGCTCTCGCTCCAGAAGCAGCTGTGGCAGCAGCCGATCCTCTGGCTCGAGCGGCTCCAGGGGGCGCAGAAGCCACAGGGGACGTTACAGgtcttcatcatcctcttcatcttcatcatcatcatcttcatctagCAGCAGACCCTCCTCTCGCCCCAGGTCCCGCTCTCACCCTCGCTGCCACAGACGTTCTTCCCGCTGTCGCTGTGACAACCATCACAGATATGGTCGCCACCGCCGCTCCCCACCACGCCGCTACAGGGCCCATTCTCGCTCATACAGCCGCTCGCCCTCGCCAGACAGGTACTCACGTCGCAGACGCTATAGGTCCCGCTCTAGGTCTTCCAGTCGTTGGAACAGGTACAGGAGGGATGTGAGCCAGTTTAGATGTCGGTTTTCCCGATCCCCAGCCAGAAGCTACAGGAACCGCTCAAGGTCCAGATCTACAGGACGCTCTCTGAGTTTGAGTGCGGATG ATAAGAGAGAACTCCTCAAAGCTGCAAAGGACAATGCTATGAAGATCCTTGGAGTGGAGACACTGGAACTTCCTGAGAGCGTGAAACCAGTCCTATCAGAGCAGTCGTTAGAGTCCAAACAGGCATCCCCAGAGCCAGAGACAAGGGTGAGACAAGACCCTGAAAAGACTCTGTTACAG AGCAGTGAGGCGGAGCCTGATGACATGTCCAGCCCAAAGATGTCCCCTAAAAGGAGAATAATCTCTTTCAGCATTAAT AATTCTGTGGCCAAACCAACAGTGGCAGCTCCATCCGGTGCTAAG ATGTTAAAGAGTTATATGGGAAGAAATGAAGAATTCGTTCCAGGtgggattatttttttcccctttcattgtgtattttgctgtttataa
- the rsrp1 gene encoding arginine/serine-rich protein 1 isoform X1 has protein sequence MAKGEDSHSAMALARQNDGINVIFDQNSPASSRSRSRSSCGSSRSSGSSGSRGRRSHRGRYRSSSSSSSSSSSSSSSSRPSSRPRSRSHPRCHRRSSRCRCDNHHRYGRHRRSPPRRYRAHSRSYSRSPSPDRYSRRRRYRSRSRSSSRWNRYRRDVSQFRCRFSRSPARSYRNRSRSRSTGRSLSLSADDKRELLKAAKDNAMKILGVETLELPESVKPVLSEQSLESKQASPEPETRVRQDPEKTLLQSSEAEPDDMSSPKMSPKRRIISFSINNSVAKPTVAAPSGAKVTPRVDSYESRKPYGLWVPVKSRQSSNARKHTLTKSH, from the exons atggcCAAGGGAGAAGACTCGCACTCTGCAATGGCCCTCGCCCGTCAGAATGATGGCATCAATGTAATCTTTGACCAGAACAGCCCTGCTTCATCTCGCTCTCGCTCCAGAAGCAGCTGTGGCAGCAGCCGATCCTCTGGCTCGAGCGGCTCCAGGGGGCGCAGAAGCCACAGGGGACGTTACAGgtcttcatcatcctcttcatcttcatcatcatcatcttcatctagCAGCAGACCCTCCTCTCGCCCCAGGTCCCGCTCTCACCCTCGCTGCCACAGACGTTCTTCCCGCTGTCGCTGTGACAACCATCACAGATATGGTCGCCACCGCCGCTCCCCACCACGCCGCTACAGGGCCCATTCTCGCTCATACAGCCGCTCGCCCTCGCCAGACAGGTACTCACGTCGCAGACGCTATAGGTCCCGCTCTAGGTCTTCCAGTCGTTGGAACAGGTACAGGAGGGATGTGAGCCAGTTTAGATGTCGGTTTTCCCGATCCCCAGCCAGAAGCTACAGGAACCGCTCAAGGTCCAGATCTACAGGACGCTCTCTGAGTTTGAGTGCGGATG ATAAGAGAGAACTCCTCAAAGCTGCAAAGGACAATGCTATGAAGATCCTTGGAGTGGAGACACTGGAACTTCCTGAGAGCGTGAAACCAGTCCTATCAGAGCAGTCGTTAGAGTCCAAACAGGCATCCCCAGAGCCAGAGACAAGGGTGAGACAAGACCCTGAAAAGACTCTGTTACAG AGCAGTGAGGCGGAGCCTGATGACATGTCCAGCCCAAAGATGTCCCCTAAAAGGAGAATAATCTCTTTCAGCATTAAT AATTCTGTGGCCAAACCAACAGTGGCAGCTCCATCCGGTGCTAAGGTAACTCCCAGAGTGGACAGCTATGAAAGCAGGAAGCCCTATGGCCTCTGGGTTCCAGTCAAATCACGCCAATCCTCCAacgcacgcaaacacacactaactaAGTCACACTAG
- the mgst3b gene encoding microsomal glutathione S-transferase 3b, whose protein sequence is MDVLTALPSNFGYVIFTYLYSWIMLMYLGVKVGAARKKYGVKYPTMYSDKEQVFNCIQRAHQNALEVYPQWLVFQTIAALVYPLSASVLGAIWVTSRFSYAWGYYTGDPAKRMNGVYGYIGYFGVIILSISVALQLLGVF, encoded by the exons ATGGATGTTCTCACCGCGCTGCCGTCCAACTTTGGATATGTCATATTTACTTACCTCTACAGTTGGATTATGTTGATGTATTTAGGAGTCAAGGTTGGGGCTGCCAGGAAGAAGTATGGTGTTAAG TATCCCACTATGTACAGTGACAAGGAGCAAGTGTTCAACTGTATCCAGAGAGCACACCAGAATGCCCTCGAGGTGTACCCTCAGTGGCTTGTGTTCCAGACCATCGCAGCCCTCGTCTATCCG TTATCAGCATCTGTGCTGGGGGCTATTTGGGTGACCAGCCGGTTTTCCTATGCCTGGGGGTACTACACAGGAG ATCCAGCCAAGAGGATGAATGGTGTCTATGGCTACATTGGATACTTTGGAGTCATCATCCTGTCCATTTCTGTTGCCTTGCAATTGCTTGGTGTCTTTTAA
- the tmem50a gene encoding transmembrane protein 50A → MSGFLDGIRCGDCECNVDWGERRNTIASIASGVLFFTGWWIIIDAAVKYPNAGEFHHAYHTCGVIATVAFLMINAVSNGQVRGDSYSEGCMGQTGARVWLFIGFMLAFGSLIASMWILFGGFVVPQKPVVYPGIAIFFQNAFIFFGGLVFKFGRTEDLWQ, encoded by the exons ATGTCAGGTTTCCTGGACGGAATCCGGTGCGGGGACTGCGAGTGCAATGTGGActggggagagagaagaaacacCATCGCATCTATAGCTTCTGGAGTGCTG TTCTTCACTGGTTGGTGGATCATCATCGATGCAGCAGTGAAATATCCTAATGCAGGAGAGTTTCATCATGCCTATCACACCTGTGGAGTCATCGCTACAGTGGCCTTTCTCAT gataaatgctgtttcaaatgGCCAAGTGAGAGGAGACAGCTACAGTGAAGGCTGCATGGGACAGACAG GCGCACGAGTGTGGCTCTTCATTGGCTTCATGCTGGCTTTTGGTTCTCTCATTGCCTCCATGTGGATTCTGTTTGGAGGATTTGTAGTGCCTC AGAAGCCTGTCGTGTACCCCGGTATTGCCATTTTCTTCCaaaatgcattcattttctttGG TGGTTTGGTCTTCAAGTTTGGACGTACAGAGGATCTGTGGCAGTAA
- the rhd gene encoding rh blood group, D antigen isoform X2 yields MVILGFGFLCTFLVRYGFSASAFNLLVAVMATQWAMILNGIVSYRGKIRLNLRSLVDAEMCAASVLISIGAVLGKTNPVQLILISLLEVSGFILNKWVLQTLLRERMLNSIMVLHIFGTFFGLILTWILYRKGSEQGFEKEKFDRKTGLFSMFGTVFLWMFWPSFNSILVDDDTPWRKLGAVCSTYLALAVSAVTAAAVSVLSSPKGKLNLIHIQSCILAGGVAVGVSIPAIHHPWEAMIIGFTAAVVSTIGHRCLKIHMLLAFQCHDTCAVLSTFGLPGLLGWLAHLLLQINYLDDHTMAIRFAVFHISSLLITISLSLSMGIITGLLLMWKFWKPPQDRKCFDDQAFWEFPSLAVRK; encoded by the exons ATGGTCATTCTAGGTTTTGGCTTCTTGTGCACTTTTCTGGTGCGGTATGGTTTCAGTGCCTCTGCGTTCAACCTCCTTGTGGCAGTCATGGCCACCCAGTGGGCAATGATACTAAATGGTATTGTGTCCTACAGGGGAAAGATCAGGCTAAACTTGAGAAG CTTGGTAGATGCTGAAATGTGTGCAGCTTCTGTCCTCATTTCAATTGGAGCTGTGCTGGGGAAGACCAACCCTGTTCAGCTCATCCTCATCTCCCTGCTGGAGGTGTCGGGGTTCATCTTGAATAAATGGGTCCTCCAGACTCTGCTGAGA GAACGGATGCTTAACAGCATCATGGTACTTCACATCTTTGGGACATTCTTTGGACTCATACTGACCTGGATCCTGTACCGGAAAGGTTCAGAGCAGGGGtttgaaaaagagaaatttgACCGCAAGACAGGATTGTTCTCCATGTTTG GGACTGTGTTTCTCTGGATGTTTTGGCCCAGTTTCAACTCAATCCTTGTGGATGATGATACTCCTTGGAGGAAGTTAGGGGCCGTGTGCAGCACCTACCTGGCCCTGGCTGTCAGTGCtgtaacagcagctgctgtgtctgttctCTCCAGTCCCAAGGGAAAACTCAACCTG ATCCATATACAGTCATGCATCCTTGCTGGTGGTGTTGCTGTTGGGGTCTCAATACCAGCCATTCATCATCCATGGGAAGCCATGATAATCGGATTCACTGCGGCCGTTGTATCAACCATTGGACACCGATGCCTCAAG ATCCACATGCTACTTGCATTTCAGTGCCATGACACCTGTGCCGTTCTCAGTACATTTGGACTCCCTGGTCTGCTGGGATGGCTAGCACATCTCCTCCTGCAGATTAACTACTTGGATGATCACACAAT GGCAATCCGGTTCGCTGTATTTCACATTTCTAGTCTCTTGATCACCATATCTCTAAGTCTGTCCATGGGAATCATTACTG GACTTCTGCTCATGTGGAAATTCTGGAAACCACCCCAAGACAGGAAATGCTTTGATGATCAGGCTTTCTGGGAG TTTCCCAGTCTTGCAGTGCGCAAGTAA
- the rhd gene encoding rh blood group, D antigen isoform X1: protein MAPRYAPSLRSSLAPLLLFLQLGFIVIYAFCTEIQREESRDEKTFSNIYPEFQDVNVMVILGFGFLCTFLVRYGFSASAFNLLVAVMATQWAMILNGIVSYRGKIRLNLRSLVDAEMCAASVLISIGAVLGKTNPVQLILISLLEVSGFILNKWVLQTLLRERMLNSIMVLHIFGTFFGLILTWILYRKGSEQGFEKEKFDRKTGLFSMFGTVFLWMFWPSFNSILVDDDTPWRKLGAVCSTYLALAVSAVTAAAVSVLSSPKGKLNLIHIQSCILAGGVAVGVSIPAIHHPWEAMIIGFTAAVVSTIGHRCLKIHMLLAFQCHDTCAVLSTFGLPGLLGWLAHLLLQINYLDDHTMAIRFAVFHISSLLITISLSLSMGIITGLLLMWKFWKPPQDRKCFDDQAFWEFPSLAVRK from the exons ATGGCTCCTCGGTACGCACCAAGTCTGCGCTCCAGCCTGGcacctctgctgcttttcctgcAGCTGGGGTTCATTGTCATATATGCCTTTTGCACCGAGATCCaaagggaggagagcagagatgaaaaaaCTTTCAGCAACATTTACCCTG AGTTCCAGGATGTGAATGTGATGGTCATTCTAGGTTTTGGCTTCTTGTGCACTTTTCTGGTGCGGTATGGTTTCAGTGCCTCTGCGTTCAACCTCCTTGTGGCAGTCATGGCCACCCAGTGGGCAATGATACTAAATGGTATTGTGTCCTACAGGGGAAAGATCAGGCTAAACTTGAGAAG CTTGGTAGATGCTGAAATGTGTGCAGCTTCTGTCCTCATTTCAATTGGAGCTGTGCTGGGGAAGACCAACCCTGTTCAGCTCATCCTCATCTCCCTGCTGGAGGTGTCGGGGTTCATCTTGAATAAATGGGTCCTCCAGACTCTGCTGAGA GAACGGATGCTTAACAGCATCATGGTACTTCACATCTTTGGGACATTCTTTGGACTCATACTGACCTGGATCCTGTACCGGAAAGGTTCAGAGCAGGGGtttgaaaaagagaaatttgACCGCAAGACAGGATTGTTCTCCATGTTTG GGACTGTGTTTCTCTGGATGTTTTGGCCCAGTTTCAACTCAATCCTTGTGGATGATGATACTCCTTGGAGGAAGTTAGGGGCCGTGTGCAGCACCTACCTGGCCCTGGCTGTCAGTGCtgtaacagcagctgctgtgtctgttctCTCCAGTCCCAAGGGAAAACTCAACCTG ATCCATATACAGTCATGCATCCTTGCTGGTGGTGTTGCTGTTGGGGTCTCAATACCAGCCATTCATCATCCATGGGAAGCCATGATAATCGGATTCACTGCGGCCGTTGTATCAACCATTGGACACCGATGCCTCAAG ATCCACATGCTACTTGCATTTCAGTGCCATGACACCTGTGCCGTTCTCAGTACATTTGGACTCCCTGGTCTGCTGGGATGGCTAGCACATCTCCTCCTGCAGATTAACTACTTGGATGATCACACAAT GGCAATCCGGTTCGCTGTATTTCACATTTCTAGTCTCTTGATCACCATATCTCTAAGTCTGTCCATGGGAATCATTACTG GACTTCTGCTCATGTGGAAATTCTGGAAACCACCCCAAGACAGGAAATGCTTTGATGATCAGGCTTTCTGGGAG TTTCCCAGTCTTGCAGTGCGCAAGTAA